In one window of Streptomyces sp. NBC_01224 DNA:
- a CDS encoding spherulation-specific family 4 protein, with the protein MPYLTSTETARRTSGAEQLGFGVPGYAHPLLAPTEWAELARPGTPLHWAVLNIDNGPGARPDPHCLEAAGRLRNARERAVHGEVPQDSIRAAGGRLLGHLDLAFGSRSFGELISDAQSFLDWYRVDGFYLGRCPAGRADLAAVRRLTSTLATLLEHGDYGEEHGLLVLGLGTHPHPGYAEAADQLVTFCGPWTDYRWSQVAEWTAAYPPERFAHFVHGVPRTHLEEAMRIARWQGAGTIFFTDRDSRHGQMDPFAALPRYWDEIVSRIGPGISE; encoded by the coding sequence GTGCCGTATCTGACCTCCACCGAGACCGCCCGCCGGACCAGCGGGGCCGAACAACTCGGCTTCGGCGTCCCCGGTTACGCGCATCCGCTGCTCGCCCCCACCGAATGGGCCGAGCTCGCCCGCCCCGGCACCCCGCTGCACTGGGCGGTCCTCAACATCGACAACGGCCCCGGCGCCCGCCCCGACCCGCACTGTCTGGAGGCCGCGGGCCGGCTCCGCAACGCGCGGGAGCGGGCCGTGCACGGCGAGGTCCCGCAGGACTCCATCCGGGCGGCGGGCGGCCGGCTGCTCGGCCACCTCGATCTGGCCTTCGGCAGCCGCTCTTTCGGGGAGCTGATCAGCGACGCGCAGTCCTTCCTCGACTGGTACCGCGTCGACGGCTTCTATCTCGGCCGATGCCCGGCCGGGCGTGCCGACCTCGCGGCGGTGCGCCGTCTCACCAGCACACTCGCCACGCTTCTCGAGCACGGCGACTACGGGGAGGAGCACGGGCTGCTGGTGCTGGGCCTGGGCACCCATCCGCATCCGGGCTATGCCGAGGCCGCCGACCAGCTGGTCACCTTCTGCGGACCGTGGACCGACTACCGCTGGTCGCAGGTGGCGGAGTGGACCGCCGCCTATCCGCCGGAGAGGTTCGCGCACTTCGTCCACGGCGTTCCGCGTACCCACCTCGAAGAGGCCATGCGCATCGCCCGCTGGCAGGGCGCGGGCACGATCTTCTTCACGGACCGGGACAGCCGGCACGGACAAATGGACCCGTTCGCGGCGCTGCCCAGGTACTGGGACGAAATCGTCTCGCGGATCGGACCTGGTATCTCGGAATGA
- the moeZ gene encoding adenylyltransferase/sulfurtransferase MoeZ: protein MSLPPLVEPAAELTVDEVRRYSRHLIIPDVGMDGQKRLKNAKVLCVGAGGLGSPALMYLAAAGVGTLGIVEFDEVDESNLQRQIIHSQADIGRSKAESAKDSVLGINPYVNVVLHEERLEADNVMDIFAQYDLIVDGTDNFATRYLVNDAAVLLNKPYIWGSIYRFDGQASVFWSEHGPCYRCLYPEPPPPGMVPSCAEGGVLGVLCASVGSIQVTEAIKLLAGIGDPLVGRLMIYDALEMQYRQVKVRKDPDCAVCGENPTVTELIDYEAFCGVVSEEAQEAALGSTITPKQLKEWIDADEKIEIIDVREPNEFEIVSIPGARLIPKNEFLMGNALQDLPQDKRIVLHCKTGVRSAEVLAVLKSAGFADAVHVGGGVIGWVNQIEPEKPVY, encoded by the coding sequence GTGTCGCTGCCACCCCTGGTCGAGCCAGCTGCTGAGCTCACCGTCGACGAGGTCCGCAGGTACTCCCGCCACCTGATCATCCCGGATGTCGGGATGGACGGACAGAAGCGGCTGAAGAACGCAAAGGTGCTCTGTGTCGGCGCCGGCGGTCTCGGTTCGCCGGCCCTGATGTACCTGGCCGCCGCCGGTGTCGGCACGCTCGGCATCGTGGAGTTCGACGAGGTCGACGAGTCGAACCTGCAGCGCCAGATCATCCACAGCCAGGCCGACATCGGTCGCTCCAAGGCCGAGTCCGCCAAGGACTCGGTGCTGGGCATCAACCCGTACGTGAATGTGGTCCTTCACGAGGAGCGGCTCGAAGCCGACAACGTGATGGACATCTTCGCCCAGTACGACCTGATCGTGGACGGCACGGACAACTTCGCCACCCGCTATCTGGTCAACGACGCAGCCGTACTGCTGAACAAGCCGTACATCTGGGGCTCGATCTACCGGTTCGACGGCCAGGCGTCCGTCTTCTGGTCCGAGCACGGCCCCTGCTACCGCTGCCTCTACCCGGAGCCGCCCCCGCCGGGCATGGTCCCCTCCTGCGCCGAGGGCGGCGTGCTCGGGGTTCTCTGCGCCTCGGTCGGCTCCATCCAGGTCACGGAGGCCATCAAGCTGCTCGCCGGTATCGGCGACCCGCTGGTCGGCCGACTGATGATCTACGACGCCCTGGAGATGCAGTACCGCCAGGTCAAGGTCCGCAAGGACCCCGACTGCGCGGTCTGCGGCGAGAACCCGACCGTCACCGAGCTCATCGACTACGAGGCCTTCTGCGGCGTCGTGTCCGAGGAGGCCCAGGAGGCGGCGCTCGGCTCCACGATCACTCCCAAGCAGCTCAAGGAGTGGATCGACGCGGACGAGAAGATCGAGATCATCGACGTCCGTGAGCCGAACGAGTTCGAGATCGTCTCGATCCCCGGCGCCCGGCTGATCCCGAAGAACGAGTTCCTGATGGGCAACGCCCTCCAGGACCTCCCGCAGGACAAGCGCATCGTCCTGCACTGCAAGACCGGTGTCCGCAGCGCCGAGGTCCTCGCAGTTCTCAAGTCGGCGGGCTTCGCCGACGCGGTGCACGTGGGCGGCGGCGTGATCGGCTGGGTCAACCAGATCGAGCCCGAGAAGCCGGTGTACTAA